TATGTATGCGCGAGTAGCGATCCCATCCTTCTATATGTATTATATCTTTTATATCAATCAACTCTGTTTGATTATGATTATATACAGCCAGTTTGTGTTCTCTCACATTGCTTTTTTCCATGTTGTACAATAGCGCATCGTACAGTTGTTTTTTTTGTTTCAGCTCCAGACGTTCGCGCACAAGTTGCAGCGCAGCCTTTATATCTTCTACAGCTACCGGCTTTAGCAAGTACGCCAATGCCAGGCAACGTATGGCATCAAGCGCATACTCCTGATGGCTTGTTATAAATACTATTTCAAAATGGATAGTTGAAAATCGCTTTATTAATTCAAACCCTGTTTCCTGAGGCATTACAATATCCAAGAAAACAACATCTGGATTGGTTTCAATTATTTTTTGATAGGCTTGCTCAACACTATTTGCGGTTCCCACAATTTCTACTTCGGGCAGATGTTCGGTCAATATGTATTGCATGGCTTGCAATACTTTATTCTCATCATCTACCAGCAGGCATTTTATTTTACTAGTCGAATTTAACATACGTTACTAAAAATTAGTTTTACTACTGTTCCCTTATATTGAGGCGCATTATCATCCAAATTGGTTATGGTACATTGCAGAGCTCCCGGCTTAATACGATTTACAATTTCCAGTTTTTCCTCAAATATTTCCATGGCGCGTGAGCTTATTATTGAGTTGTTGTGCTGTTTAAATTTTTTGGAATTTTCAACGCCAACTCCGTTGTCGGTTATGGTTATGTGCAAGTCAGCTTTTATTTTGGTAAATGTAAGGTCTAAAATTCCGTGGTCAATACGGTGAAACAAGCCATGCTGTATTGCATTTTCTACAAATGGTTGCAGCAGCATGGTATTTATTTTTACATGCTCAAGGTCAATGTTCGGGTCAATGCTGATGTGATATTCAAACTTGTCTTCGTAGCGTAACTTTTCTAACGTCAAATATCTTGTGAGTAATTCTATTTCATCCTTTAGGTTGATAAATGATTTGCGCGAGGCTTCAAGATACTGCCTTACCAACTTCGAAAAACTTGTAAGAAAATGCTCAGCCTCGGCTTTCTTATTTGCCTGTATATATGACTGAATGGCCGCCATAGAGTTGTATATAAAATGAGGATTCATTTGGGATTCGAGTGCATTTAATTTCAACTCCTTCATACTTAACTCCAATGTTTTAATTTTATTTTCCCGTTCGGCCTTTGCCTGTATCCTATTGCGATATAGCCATATGACAGCGCCTAACACCACAAAATTCACTAATAAGCGAAATAGCAATGTTCCATACCATGGGACTTTTACAGAAAATTTTTTCTCTAATCTTGCGAGCACATCTCCGGTAAATTTATTTGTTGCTGTAACGGTAATTGTATACTCTCCTGATTTCAACTCCTTTAGTCGCAAGTAATTGGTTTCAAGCAACGTTGGCTCAGTATTTTCATTAAGTATATAGGAGTATTGTATTTCATCTACATAATCAAAATTAAACAAACTAAAATACATTTCAATATTTTCGAACGTGTTAGGCGCACTGAATAAGGGCAAAGACGTAAAC
This region of Bacteroidota bacterium genomic DNA includes:
- a CDS encoding response regulator transcription factor; the protein is MLNSTSKIKCLLVDDENKVLQAMQYILTEHLPEVEIVGTANSVEQAYQKIIETNPDVVFLDIVMPQETGFELIKRFSTIHFEIVFITSHQEYALDAIRCLALAYLLKPVAVEDIKAALQLVRERLELKQKKQLYDALLYNMEKSNVREHKLAVYNHNQTELIDIKDIIHIEGWDRYSRIHTKSKGTLTSSYNIGRYTASLQHHGFFLCHKSHMINMDYVSNLTNNNQIQLRDQTLVPLAVRKRAEFMELFSKVR